The sequence below is a genomic window from Candidatus Obscuribacterales bacterium.
GGGCTGATGGGAGTATTGTCGGTGCTGGATACCCAACCCCAACCTGCTTCGCCTCGGATCATGGAACTGTTGCGCATCCTCAGCCATGAAATTGTGGGACTGGTGGGCGATCGCCCCGCAGAACCCACCTGGCGAATTCCCCCAGCCGCCCAGCAGTCGCAGCCGATGCAGGCATTAGTGCCCTCGCCGGTATTAACCGACGTCAAGCAACAAAATCTATACCTGCGGCTTCTACAACACCTCAACTATGAACTGCAGCTAGGGGCATCGATCCGCAAGGCGGGCACTGTGATTGTGCAAGTGTTGCCCCAACTGTTTCCCGACAGTAGCGGTTGGGTGTTGTTGTGCGATGGCGATTGCCAAGTCTTTGAATCCCTCGCGCTTTGGGGGAACACGTCCTACCGTAGCGATTGTCTGCTCGCTAAGCACTGCTGGGCGGTTCAATCTCCCCCCAAAAACCTAGAAGAAAGCACCCAAGCCTGTTCAACCTGCCGTGATTCCTCCCATCGATGGGTTCATTGTTGTTTGCCGCTGCGGGTGGCGGATCAGACCATTGGCGTCTTGTCCCTGCGCTTTCCCCAGCCGCCACCACTGCAGCCGGATGTACGCCAGCGGGCCGAGATGGTGGCCCGCCACCTGGCGCTGTCTCTATCCACCCTGCGGCGGTTGGATACCCTAGAACAGGAAAACCTGCTGGATCCGCTCACCGGGTTATACAACCGCCGCTATATGACCAAAATGTTGGCTAATATGCTGCACCGAGCTAGCCATGGCAACGTCTCTGTCGCCATTATTATGGTAGACATTGATTATTTCAAACGCTTTAACGATACCTATGGACACCTAGCGGGCGACCAAGTTCTGCGGGATTTTAGTGTGTTTCTCAAGGGATTTATCCGCAGTACAGACATTGCCTGTCGCTATGGCGGGGAGGAATTTCTGCTGCTGTTATCGAACGCTAATCAAGCGACGGC
It includes:
- a CDS encoding diguanylate cyclase — protein: MTQYPKVSADLVAQNSPQAKELDNCSVVQTELDRLVGLAAELCQCPMALITFCQGDHLCLVAQQGWPITPYNQIPHSLVFDNLVHKKAQPLHIEDASKEPQFYRLPHIASRPYLRAYTGIPLMGDRLGLMGVLSVLDTQPQPASPRIMELLRILSHEIVGLVGDRPAEPTWRIPPAAQQSQPMQALVPSPVLTDVKQQNLYLRLLQHLNYELQLGASIRKAGTVIVQVLPQLFPDSSGWVLLCDGDCQVFESLALWGNTSYRSDCLLAKHCWAVQSPPKNLEESTQACSTCRDSSHRWVHCCLPLRVADQTIGVLSLRFPQPPPLQPDVRQRAEMVARHLALSLSTLRRLDTLEQENLLDPLTGLYNRRYMTKMLANMLHRASHGNVSVAIIMVDIDYFKRFNDTYGHLAGDQVLRDFSVFLKGFIRSTDIACRYGGEEFLLLLSNANQATAYRRAERLRHDTRYLTMKYQGKSLGNITVSAGVATFPDHAKTGNALIWAADMALYRAKMTGRDRVVLADASDCPPPKEP